Proteins encoded together in one Chthoniobacterales bacterium window:
- the katG gene encoding catalase/peroxidase HPI: MSEESKCPFHNAGPTSAASATGSGTTNQDWWPNRLKVELLHQHSTKSDPMGGDFDYAAEFRTLDYAALKADLAKLMTDSQDWWPADFGHYGPLFIRMAWHSAGTYRTGDGRGGGGRGQQRFAPLNSWPDNVSLDKARRLLWPIKQKYGRKISWADLMILTGNVALETMGFKTFGFAGGRPDTWEPDQDVYWGRETTWLGGDVRYAQGSPGVEGEGVLVGEDDSEVDHTRKLENPLAAVQMGLIYVNPEGPDGNPDPLKAAYDIRDTFARMAMNDEETVALIAGGHTFGKTHGAGPADNVGADAEAAPLEAQGFGWANKFGTGKGADTITSGLEVTWTQTPAQWSNSFFENLFKYEWELSKSPAGAHQWVARGAEATIPDAHDPSKKRVPTMLTTDLSLRFDPIYEKISRRFSENPDQFADAFARAWYKLTHRDMGPRARYLGPEVPSEELLWQDPIPAVDHPLVDAADIAALKAKIAGSGLTIVQLVSTAWASASTFRGSDMRGGANGARIRLAPQKDWAVNNPAGLAVVLAKLEAIQGEFNASAVGGKKVSLADLIVLAGGVGIELAAKAAGHSVEVPFTPGRMDASQEQTDVESFAVLEPIADGFRNYLKGKYTVPAEALLIDKAQLLTLTAPELTVLVGGLRVLGINADSSTYGVLTTRPGTLTNDFFVNLLSMDTEWKPVSPCGNAFAGFDRKTGAPRWTGTRADLVFGSNSILRALAEVYACADSEPKFLTDFVAAWTKVMNLDRFDLA; the protein is encoded by the coding sequence ATGTCCGAAGAATCCAAATGCCCTTTTCACAACGCCGGGCCCACCTCCGCTGCTTCCGCCACCGGTAGCGGCACGACAAACCAGGACTGGTGGCCAAACCGCCTCAAGGTCGAGCTGCTGCACCAGCACTCCACGAAGTCCGATCCGATGGGCGGCGACTTCGACTACGCCGCGGAGTTCCGGACGCTCGACTACGCCGCGCTCAAGGCCGACCTCGCGAAGCTCATGACCGATTCGCAGGACTGGTGGCCCGCCGACTTCGGCCACTACGGGCCGCTCTTCATCCGCATGGCGTGGCACAGCGCGGGCACCTACCGCACCGGCGACGGGCGCGGCGGCGGCGGGCGCGGGCAACAGCGCTTCGCCCCGCTCAACAGCTGGCCCGACAACGTCAGCCTCGACAAGGCGCGCCGCCTCCTGTGGCCGATCAAACAGAAGTATGGCCGCAAGATTTCCTGGGCCGACCTCATGATCCTCACCGGCAACGTCGCGCTCGAGACGATGGGCTTCAAGACGTTTGGCTTTGCCGGCGGCCGGCCCGACACGTGGGAGCCGGATCAGGACGTTTACTGGGGCCGCGAGACGACGTGGCTCGGCGGCGACGTGCGCTATGCTCAGGGCTCGCCCGGCGTCGAAGGCGAGGGCGTGCTCGTTGGGGAGGACGACAGCGAGGTCGATCACACGCGCAAGCTGGAAAATCCGCTCGCGGCCGTGCAGATGGGCCTCATCTACGTGAATCCCGAGGGTCCCGACGGCAACCCCGATCCGTTGAAAGCAGCCTACGACATCCGCGACACCTTCGCGCGCATGGCCATGAACGACGAGGAAACCGTCGCCCTCATCGCCGGCGGTCACACCTTCGGCAAGACGCACGGCGCCGGCCCCGCGGACAACGTCGGCGCCGACGCCGAGGCCGCCCCGCTCGAGGCCCAGGGCTTCGGGTGGGCAAACAAATTCGGCACCGGCAAGGGCGCGGACACCATCACCAGCGGCCTCGAGGTCACCTGGACGCAGACGCCCGCACAGTGGAGCAATTCCTTCTTCGAGAACCTCTTCAAATACGAATGGGAGCTCAGCAAGAGCCCGGCCGGCGCACACCAGTGGGTCGCCAGGGGCGCCGAGGCGACCATCCCCGACGCGCACGATCCCTCGAAGAAGCGCGTGCCCACGATGCTCACGACGGACCTCTCGCTGCGCTTCGACCCGATCTACGAGAAAATCTCGCGCCGCTTCTCCGAGAATCCCGACCAGTTCGCCGACGCCTTCGCCCGCGCCTGGTATAAACTGACGCACCGCGACATGGGTCCCCGCGCGCGCTACCTCGGGCCGGAAGTTCCGAGCGAGGAACTCCTCTGGCAGGACCCGATTCCCGCCGTCGACCACCCCCTCGTCGATGCCGCCGACATCGCCGCGCTGAAAGCGAAAATCGCCGGCAGCGGCCTCACCATCGTGCAGCTTGTCTCCACGGCGTGGGCCTCGGCCTCGACTTTTCGCGGCAGCGACATGCGCGGTGGTGCAAACGGCGCCCGCATCCGTCTCGCCCCGCAGAAGGACTGGGCGGTGAACAATCCCGCCGGCCTCGCCGTCGTCCTTGCAAAGCTCGAAGCCATCCAGGGCGAGTTCAACGCCTCCGCCGTCGGCGGCAAGAAGGTTTCGCTCGCCGACCTCATCGTCCTCGCAGGCGGCGTCGGCATCGAGCTCGCCGCCAAGGCCGCCGGCCACAGCGTCGAAGTCCCCTTCACCCCCGGCCGCATGGACGCCTCGCAGGAACAGACCGACGTCGAGTCCTTCGCCGTCCTCGAGCCCATCGCCGACGGTTTTCGCAACTACCTCAAGGGCAAATACACCGTGCCCGCCGAGGCCCTGCTCATCGATAAGGCCCAGCTCCTCACGCTTACCGCGCCGGAGCTCACCGTCCTCGTCGGCGGCCTGCGCGTGCTCGGCATCAATGCGGACAGCAGCACCTACGGCGTGCTCACCACACGCCCTGGCACACTCACGAACGACTTCTTCGTGAATCTGCTCAGCATGGACACCGAGTGGAAGCCGGTCTCGCCCTGCGGCAACGCCTTCGCGGGCTTCGACCGCAAGACGGGCGCGCCGAGATGGACCGGCACCCGCGCCGACCTTGTCTTCGGCTCGAACTCCATTCTCCGCGCCCTCGCGGAAGTCTACGCCTGCGCCGACAGCGAGCCGAAGTTCCTCACGGACTTCGTCGCCGCCTGGACGAAGGTGATGAACCTCGACCGTTTCGACCTCGCGTAA
- a CDS encoding SWIB/MDM2 domain-containing protein, whose protein sequence is MEDAKGLNRSVKLKSELAAFLGATELPRTEITKKIWDYIKENKLQTKTANGKPENAGKFIVADAKLLPVFKNTKSTSKSGKVTDLTNLKEGETIDMMQMAAVVGSNVE, encoded by the coding sequence ATGGAAGACGCAAAAGGACTGAACCGCTCCGTTAAACTCAAAAGTGAATTGGCCGCCTTCCTCGGCGCCACCGAACTTCCGCGCACCGAGATCACCAAAAAGATCTGGGACTACATCAAGGAGAACAAGCTCCAGACGAAGACCGCAAACGGCAAACCCGAGAACGCCGGCAAGTTCATCGTCGCCGATGCGAAGCTCCTGCCCGTGTTCAAGAACACGAAGTCGACGAGCAAGTCGGGCAAGGTCACCGATCTCACGAATCTCAAGGAAGGCGAGACGATCGACATGATGCAGATGGCTGCCGTGGTCGGATCGAACGTCGAGTAA
- a CDS encoding DEAD/DEAH box helicase: MSAFSKLGVPEDLVQGLEALGISAPTSIQASAIPFLIKDGGDLVAQAQTGTGKTAAFGLPLLTKIDPANPKIQALVLSPTRELAKQIGKALFQYTRFSKAKIFVEVAGGGDKIGEQVARLKRPTHIVVATPGRLFDLLKLGAIRLDAVRHLVLDEADEMLSMGFRKEVVEIIGLTEKSRRSTWLFSATFPEKIQRLIKDCMAGEPRVIQVEKKQVVNRNIAHRYVICPREDKDDWVANYLLGQDEERGMIFCRTRAGAIKLGEELTKRGVAVGVLQGDLSQKDRDKVMRAFKKERTHFLIATDVAARGIDVEGLSFVIHRQLPEKRQYYTHRAGRTARAGKSGVSICLIEPEERKDIAELERELGLTFEALDWE, encoded by the coding sequence ATGTCTGCTTTTTCCAAACTCGGCGTTCCGGAGGATCTTGTGCAGGGGCTCGAGGCGCTCGGGATTTCCGCCCCCACGTCCATTCAGGCCAGCGCGATCCCGTTTCTCATCAAGGATGGCGGGGACCTCGTTGCTCAGGCGCAGACGGGCACCGGAAAGACGGCGGCGTTTGGCCTGCCGCTGCTGACGAAGATCGATCCGGCCAACCCGAAGATCCAGGCGCTGGTGCTCTCGCCGACGCGGGAGCTGGCCAAGCAGATCGGGAAGGCGCTGTTTCAATACACCAGGTTTTCGAAGGCGAAGATCTTCGTCGAGGTGGCCGGGGGCGGCGACAAGATCGGCGAGCAGGTGGCGAGGCTGAAGCGGCCGACGCACATCGTCGTGGCGACGCCGGGGCGGCTTTTCGATTTGCTGAAACTCGGCGCCATCCGGCTCGACGCCGTGCGGCATCTCGTGCTCGACGAGGCGGACGAGATGCTGAGCATGGGGTTCCGCAAGGAGGTCGTGGAGATCATCGGGCTGACGGAGAAGTCGCGTCGGAGCACGTGGCTGTTCTCGGCGACGTTTCCCGAGAAGATCCAGCGGCTCATCAAGGATTGCATGGCGGGCGAGCCGCGGGTGATCCAGGTCGAGAAGAAGCAGGTGGTGAACCGCAATATCGCGCACCGCTACGTGATCTGCCCGCGCGAGGACAAGGACGACTGGGTCGCGAATTACCTGCTCGGGCAGGACGAGGAGCGCGGGATGATTTTCTGCCGGACGCGGGCCGGCGCGATCAAGCTCGGGGAGGAATTGACGAAGCGCGGCGTGGCGGTGGGCGTGCTGCAGGGCGACCTCAGCCAGAAGGACCGCGACAAGGTCATGCGGGCCTTCAAGAAGGAGCGCACACACTTCCTCATTGCGACGGACGTGGCCGCGCGCGGCATCGACGTCGAGGGACTGTCGTTCGTGATCCACCGTCAACTGCCCGAGAAGCGGCAGTATTACACCCACCGCGCCGGCCGCACCGCTCGCGCGGGCAAATCGGGCGTTTCGATCTGTCTGATCGAGCCCGAGGAACGCAAGGATATCGCGGAACTCGAGCGCGAACTGGGCCTCACCTTCGAGGCGCTGGACTGGGAGTAG
- a CDS encoding antibiotic biosynthesis monooxygenase, whose translation MEAFDAGGVTGIVWRRVRPGEEEHAEGIMREFMALARQTEGFLGSEIFPPIPGLQDAYVVLYRFRSGANLRTWLNLERREQLFEEMGGLLLEPAKEFFFVHGRQRAGTASSVFAYRIRPEKAAQFQRWRSRIMEEVRTWEGFIGTESFDAPGGAEPEFIVVVRFDSRPHLDAWLRSPEHRAYMREVGRYVERFSLRRVGSGFEGWFDHSPNTAPPVRWRQALLILSALFPVIMIMRHLLAPLFARMPMPSAFLILLALDLLVLTYVVMPHYSPRMDFWLRPRADTTAREQLVGWIVILGLLAGTLVTALAAES comes from the coding sequence GTGGAAGCGTTCGATGCGGGAGGAGTCACCGGAATCGTCTGGCGGCGGGTGCGGCCGGGTGAAGAGGAGCACGCGGAGGGAATCATGCGCGAATTCATGGCCCTCGCCCGGCAGACGGAGGGCTTCCTCGGCTCGGAGATTTTTCCGCCGATCCCCGGCCTGCAGGATGCCTACGTGGTGCTTTATCGCTTCCGCAGCGGCGCAAATCTGCGGACGTGGCTGAATCTCGAACGGCGCGAGCAACTCTTCGAGGAGATGGGCGGGCTGCTCTTGGAGCCGGCAAAAGAATTTTTTTTCGTGCACGGGCGGCAGCGGGCCGGCACGGCGTCGTCGGTTTTCGCGTATCGCATCCGGCCGGAGAAGGCCGCGCAGTTCCAGCGCTGGCGTTCGCGGATCATGGAGGAAGTGCGGACGTGGGAAGGCTTCATTGGCACGGAATCCTTCGACGCGCCGGGCGGGGCGGAGCCGGAATTCATCGTGGTGGTGCGGTTCGACAGCCGGCCGCATCTCGATGCATGGCTGCGCTCGCCGGAGCATCGCGCCTACATGAGGGAGGTCGGACGCTACGTGGAGCGCTTCAGCCTGCGGCGCGTGGGCAGCGGGTTCGAGGGCTGGTTCGACCATTCGCCGAATACCGCTCCGCCCGTCCGCTGGCGGCAGGCGCTGCTCATTCTGTCGGCGCTGTTTCCGGTCATCATGATCATGCGGCACCTGCTCGCGCCGCTCTTTGCGCGGATGCCGATGCCTTCGGCTTTTCTGATCCTTCTCGCGCTCGATCTCCTCGTGCTCACCTACGTGGTGATGCCGCATTACTCGCCGCGGATGGATTTCTGGCTGCGGCCGCGGGCGGATACGACGGCGCGCGAGCAGCTCGTCGGATGGATCGTGATCCTCGGCCTCCTCGCCGGGACGCTCGTCACTGCGCTCGCGGCCGAATCCTGA
- a CDS encoding SRPBCC family protein codes for MTAPTTHAVRFHRVLKSTPERIYRAFLDPDAMVKWLPPHGFTGRVHEMNATVGGSYKMSFTNFSTGSSHSFGGTYLELVPNERIRHTDKFDDANLPGEMTVTIELRPVPCGTELTIMQEGIPAMIPGEMCTLGWQESLTLLAHLVEPEIPDQP; via the coding sequence ATGACCGCTCCCACCACCCACGCCGTCCGCTTCCATCGTGTGCTCAAGTCCACGCCCGAGCGCATCTACCGCGCCTTCCTCGACCCCGACGCCATGGTCAAGTGGCTCCCGCCGCATGGCTTCACCGGCAGAGTCCACGAGATGAACGCCACCGTCGGCGGCAGCTACAAAATGTCGTTCACGAATTTTTCGACCGGTAGCAGCCACTCCTTCGGCGGCACCTACCTCGAGCTCGTCCCGAACGAACGCATCCGCCACACCGACAAGTTCGACGACGCAAATCTCCCCGGCGAGATGACCGTCACGATCGAGCTGCGCCCGGTCCCCTGCGGCACGGAACTCACCATCATGCAGGAAGGCATTCCCGCCATGATCCCCGGCGAAATGTGCACCCTCGGCTGGCAGGAATCGCTCACGCTCCTCGCCCATCTCGTCGAGCCGGAGATTCCCGACCAGCCCTGA
- a CDS encoding class I SAM-dependent methyltransferase, translating into MPDDSTSLFRSAWSIYDTIIERNYLSHHEIQECVRSVLSAHRAKGDYAMLDLGCGNARFLAPVLEDFPPARYEGVDLSRTALDEAAVRLCGIPGAVLHERDMLVRVTELAGESFDVIYSSFAVHHLAIADKRRLFAACAALLAPEGEFLLVDVVREEGQTREQYLDAYLHWMRTAWTAVPRDQIEEACRHVAGHDFPETLSSLESMAADAGLGSLRVLGRFGPHHVLAFRR; encoded by the coding sequence ATGCCCGACGACAGCACTTCCCTCTTCCGGTCGGCGTGGTCGATTTACGACACGATCATCGAGCGCAATTATCTGTCGCATCACGAGATTCAGGAATGCGTGCGGTCCGTCCTGAGCGCGCACCGGGCAAAGGGCGACTACGCCATGCTGGACCTCGGCTGCGGCAATGCCCGGTTCCTGGCGCCCGTGCTCGAGGATTTCCCGCCGGCGCGCTACGAGGGCGTCGACCTTTCGCGGACGGCGCTGGATGAGGCCGCCGTGCGGCTGTGTGGCATCCCCGGCGCTGTTCTGCACGAGCGCGACATGCTCGTCCGCGTGACGGAACTGGCTGGTGAGTCCTTCGACGTGATCTATTCCAGCTTCGCGGTGCATCACCTCGCGATCGCCGACAAGCGACGCCTCTTTGCGGCCTGCGCGGCGCTGCTGGCGCCGGAGGGCGAGTTTCTGCTGGTCGACGTGGTGCGTGAGGAGGGCCAGACCCGCGAGCAGTATCTCGACGCGTATCTTCACTGGATGCGCACCGCGTGGACGGCGGTTCCCCGCGACCAGATCGAGGAGGCCTGCCGCCATGTCGCCGGCCACGACTTCCCGGAGACGCTCTCCTCCCTCGAGAGCATGGCGGCGGACGCGGGACTGGGGAGCCTGCGCGTGCTCGGCCGATTCGGGCCCCATCACGTGCTGGCCTTTCGCCGATAG
- a CDS encoding response regulator gives MVISSVSGGGARPDSGTTRRLRRSEIITAICGLVSVVLGGGVILGWLAKNPQVVQVSPGFAAMQFLTAMCFVLAGAGLAAHALRPSRVVIGITGGLVMMIGGTLVVEYVTGWKLGFDQLLTVLPTMPGQSAHRPSPPTSVCFLLCGAAITLLAAGPPEGLRRIAIWTFGSLGLALALMALCGYATGLAGTYAWGPFIGMAVHTAGGIGFLCIGLLATLWRSDASVLEDRWLPVPVALGTLTATIILWQALVADRYATMHEKAALVARALQNDAKVRLDGPLRAVDRMKQRWDLRGGTPYEEWRADAGSYVRDEKIFAAMEYVDATLHLRWIVPENQVPGPGWDLRSDTRWDAATGLGHARATRTMALSPTLDLKQGGRGFLACYPLFPRDQFDGFLVCAIRLRNLLEIVLSEPSLASYVISVFEGNERIYGPPVPDSDSPAQSLVDFHGHLWRFVVVPTSTTLTVAENQLPLAALLLGILVSALLTFTISALQDKARHARELQKTLHEKETAQALLETAGRIARLGHWHLPLDGSGPQWSDITCEIHEVPVGTSISLEAAIEFFDPAHRALVVSRIEQARETGEPFDFEARLITAGQRAIWVHSRGEPVRDKAGRVVALRGVFQDIDERHQVAELLEKRNRQLEIATERAEAHARAKAEFLANMSHEIRTPLNAVIGMSELLLDAKLGAREHEFVETIHSSGDVLLALINDILDFSKIESGRLELEQIPVLLRDCIESSLDLVAGAAARKHLDLVYWIDPEVPPCILGDPTRLRQVFVNLLTNAIKFTAEGEVFTKLSVRPGEHGLRLHAAVRDSGVGIPAERRDRLFHAFSQVDASTTRRYGGTGLGLAISRRIVEKMDGKIWVDSEIGQGSTFQFEVPIQPVEAPIPAAIGMSDSRSLAGMRVLIVDDNATNRSILQMQTQSWSMQPVSADGARSALALLEAGEKFDLAILDVVMPEIDGYDLAQRIRERFSEHDLPILILSSMGDPPADIKKLGIAGVLTKPVKTTPLFNAVRNILIHTRAGETPPPLVPDQPSLAASYPLSVLVAEDNSVNQRVLALLLQRLGYRPSLVANGLEVLAALERSPFDVILLDVQMPEMNGLEAAREICLRYPPDKRPWMAAVTAHAVEGDREDCLSAGMDDYLSKPVRTEGLASVLMRAFAQKSARS, from the coding sequence ATGGTCATTTCTTCCGTCTCCGGCGGAGGAGCGCGACCCGATTCCGGGACAACCCGTCGGCTCCGTCGTTCGGAGATCATCACAGCCATATGCGGACTCGTCTCCGTCGTGCTCGGCGGGGGCGTGATCCTCGGGTGGCTGGCGAAAAATCCCCAGGTCGTGCAGGTGAGCCCGGGATTCGCCGCCATGCAATTCCTTACGGCGATGTGCTTCGTCCTCGCCGGTGCGGGCCTCGCGGCCCACGCCTTGCGCCCCAGCCGGGTCGTCATCGGAATCACCGGCGGTCTGGTGATGATGATCGGCGGGACCCTCGTCGTCGAATACGTGACCGGGTGGAAACTCGGCTTCGACCAATTGCTGACGGTGCTGCCGACCATGCCCGGGCAAAGCGCCCACCGGCCGTCGCCACCGACCTCCGTGTGTTTCCTGCTGTGCGGCGCCGCGATCACGCTGCTGGCTGCGGGCCCTCCGGAGGGACTGCGCCGCATCGCGATCTGGACATTCGGGTCGCTGGGACTGGCGCTGGCCCTGATGGCGCTCTGCGGCTACGCCACCGGCCTCGCCGGCACCTACGCGTGGGGGCCATTCATTGGCATGGCTGTGCACACGGCGGGCGGCATCGGCTTTCTCTGCATCGGCCTGCTGGCGACGCTCTGGCGCAGTGACGCATCCGTGCTCGAGGATCGCTGGCTGCCCGTCCCGGTCGCGCTCGGCACGCTCACGGCGACCATTATCCTCTGGCAGGCCCTCGTGGCAGACCGCTACGCCACCATGCACGAGAAGGCGGCCCTCGTCGCCCGGGCTCTCCAAAACGATGCAAAGGTGCGCCTGGACGGCCCGTTGCGCGCGGTCGATCGGATGAAGCAACGCTGGGACCTGCGCGGTGGCACGCCCTACGAGGAATGGCGGGCCGATGCGGGGTCCTACGTGCGCGACGAGAAGATCTTTGCCGCGATGGAGTATGTGGACGCCACGCTGCATCTCCGGTGGATCGTGCCGGAGAATCAAGTCCCCGGCCCCGGCTGGGATCTGCGCAGCGACACCCGGTGGGACGCCGCCACCGGGCTCGGCCATGCGCGGGCGACTCGCACGATGGCGCTTTCGCCGACCTTGGATCTGAAGCAGGGCGGCCGCGGCTTCCTCGCCTGCTATCCGCTTTTTCCCCGCGACCAGTTCGACGGCTTTCTGGTCTGCGCGATCCGCCTTCGCAACCTGCTCGAGATCGTTCTCAGCGAGCCCTCGCTCGCCAGCTACGTGATCTCGGTCTTCGAGGGTAACGAGCGCATCTACGGCCCGCCGGTCCCGGATTCCGACTCCCCGGCGCAATCGCTGGTCGATTTTCACGGGCATCTTTGGCGCTTCGTCGTCGTCCCGACCTCCACCACGCTCACCGTCGCGGAGAATCAGCTCCCGCTGGCCGCCCTTCTCCTCGGCATTCTGGTCTCGGCGCTGCTTACATTCACGATCAGCGCTCTTCAGGATAAAGCCCGCCACGCCCGCGAACTCCAGAAAACCCTGCACGAGAAGGAAACGGCGCAGGCGCTGCTCGAAACCGCCGGTCGGATCGCCCGCCTCGGTCACTGGCATCTCCCGCTCGATGGCAGCGGTCCGCAATGGTCCGACATCACCTGCGAGATTCACGAAGTGCCCGTCGGCACCTCGATCTCCCTCGAGGCAGCGATCGAATTTTTCGACCCGGCCCATCGCGCGCTCGTCGTTTCCCGGATCGAGCAGGCCCGGGAAACCGGCGAGCCGTTCGACTTCGAAGCCCGGCTGATCACGGCCGGCCAGCGCGCCATCTGGGTGCATTCGCGCGGCGAACCCGTGCGGGACAAGGCCGGGCGCGTGGTCGCCCTGCGCGGCGTGTTTCAGGACATCGACGAGCGCCACCAGGTCGCGGAATTGCTCGAGAAACGCAACCGCCAGCTCGAGATCGCGACGGAGCGCGCCGAGGCCCACGCGCGCGCGAAGGCGGAATTTCTCGCAAACATGAGCCACGAGATCCGCACGCCGCTCAACGCCGTGATCGGCATGTCGGAGCTCCTCCTCGACGCGAAGCTCGGCGCGCGCGAGCACGAGTTCGTCGAGACCATCCACTCCAGCGGCGACGTCCTGCTCGCCCTCATCAACGACATCCTCGATTTCTCCAAGATCGAGTCCGGCCGGCTCGAGCTGGAGCAGATCCCCGTCCTGCTGCGCGACTGCATCGAGTCGTCGCTCGACCTTGTCGCCGGCGCGGCGGCTCGGAAACATCTCGACCTCGTTTACTGGATCGATCCGGAGGTGCCGCCCTGCATCCTCGGCGATCCCACGCGGCTCCGGCAGGTGTTTGTGAATCTCCTCACGAACGCGATCAAGTTCACTGCCGAGGGCGAGGTGTTTACGAAGCTCTCCGTCCGCCCCGGGGAGCACGGATTGCGGCTGCATGCGGCAGTGCGTGACTCCGGCGTCGGCATTCCCGCAGAGCGACGCGACCGGCTTTTCCACGCCTTCAGCCAGGTGGACGCCTCGACCACCCGGCGTTACGGCGGCACCGGCCTCGGCCTCGCGATCTCCCGCCGCATTGTCGAAAAGATGGACGGCAAGATTTGGGTCGATTCCGAGATCGGCCAGGGCTCCACCTTCCAGTTCGAGGTGCCTATCCAGCCCGTCGAAGCTCCCATTCCGGCGGCGATCGGCATGTCGGATTCCCGCAGCCTCGCCGGCATGCGCGTTCTCATCGTCGACGACAACGCGACGAATCGCTCGATCCTCCAGATGCAGACGCAATCCTGGTCGATGCAGCCCGTCTCCGCCGACGGCGCCCGTTCCGCCCTTGCGCTGCTCGAGGCCGGCGAAAAGTTCGACCTCGCGATCCTGGACGTCGTAATGCCAGAGATCGACGGCTACGACCTCGCCCAGCGGATTCGCGAGCGCTTCAGCGAACATGATCTGCCCATTCTCATCCTCTCCTCGATGGGCGATCCTCCCGCGGACATCAAAAAGCTCGGCATCGCCGGCGTGCTCACAAAACCCGTGAAAACCACGCCGCTCTTCAATGCCGTGCGCAACATTCTCATCCACACCCGCGCGGGGGAAACGCCGCCGCCCCTGGTTCCCGACCAGCCCAGCCTGGCGGCCTCCTACCCGCTCAGCGTCCTCGTCGCCGAGGACAACTCCGTGAACCAGCGCGTGCTGGCCCTGCTGCTCCAGCGCCTCGGCTACCGCCCGTCACTCGTCGCCAACGGCCTCGAGGTGCTCGCGGCGCTGGAGCGCAGCCCCTTCGACGTCATCCTTCTGGACGTCCAGATGCCCGAGATGAATGGCCTCGAGGCTGCCCGGGAGATCTGCCTCCGCTACCCGCCGGACAAGCGTCCGTGGATGGCAGCCGTCACCGCCCATGCGGTGGAGGGCGACCGCGAGGATTGCCTCTCCGCCGGCATGGACGACTACCTCAGCAAGCCGGTGCGCACGGAGGGGCTCGCCTCCGTGCTCATGCGGGCCTTCGCGCAGAAATCCGCGCGGAGCTGA
- a CDS encoding DUF4080 domain-containing protein, translated as MILLTTLNARYIHAAFGLRYLRANLRELRDQCEIVEFDIQQRPIEIVERLLARRPRIIGIGIYIWNVRESLEVVSLLKRIAPEVCIVLGGPEVSHESEGQPIVALADYVITGEADLAFADLCRQWLAGTPPASRLIHAPLPPLEDVALPYDEYTEDDIAHRILYVEASRGCPFTCEFCLSSLDAPVRQFALEPFLESLAGMLKRGVRQFKFVDRTFNLNLKISGAILQFFLDRLEPGLFVHFEMVPDRLPEALRDLIVQFPPGALQFEVGIQTFNPEVAALISRRQNYERLADNLTFLREKTGVHVHADLIFGLPGETLESFGAGFDRLVRIGPQEIQVGMLKRLRGTPIIRHDAEWGMVYADHPPYEILRTRLVDFETMQRMRRFARFWDLVGNSGNFPRTVVALWETAASPFHEFLAFSDWIHATLRRTHAIPLHTLAELLRRYLHEVRGESLERADALLREDYAAAGRTELPAWLRAEGERNRSAPRQTSAPLPKRQARHTASSA; from the coding sequence ATGATCCTGCTGACCACTCTGAACGCCCGCTATATCCACGCCGCTTTCGGCCTGCGATATCTGCGCGCGAACCTTCGGGAGCTGCGGGACCAGTGCGAGATCGTCGAGTTCGACATCCAGCAGCGCCCGATCGAGATCGTGGAGCGGCTGCTCGCTCGCCGGCCGCGCATCATCGGGATCGGCATTTACATCTGGAACGTCCGCGAATCGCTGGAGGTCGTCTCGTTGCTCAAGCGGATCGCCCCGGAGGTCTGCATCGTGCTCGGCGGTCCGGAGGTCAGCCACGAATCCGAGGGGCAGCCGATCGTCGCGCTGGCCGACTACGTGATCACCGGCGAGGCCGATCTCGCCTTCGCCGATCTCTGTCGGCAATGGCTGGCCGGCACGCCCCCCGCGAGCAGGCTCATCCACGCACCCCTGCCGCCGCTCGAGGACGTCGCGCTGCCCTACGACGAATACACCGAAGACGACATCGCGCACCGCATCCTCTACGTCGAGGCCTCGCGCGGCTGCCCGTTCACCTGCGAGTTCTGCCTCTCCTCCCTCGACGCGCCGGTTCGCCAGTTTGCGCTGGAGCCCTTCCTGGAATCCCTCGCCGGCATGCTGAAACGCGGGGTGCGGCAGTTCAAATTCGTCGACCGCACGTTCAACCTGAACCTCAAGATCAGCGGCGCGATCCTCCAGTTTTTCCTCGATCGGCTCGAGCCCGGGTTGTTCGTCCACTTCGAGATGGTGCCAGACCGCCTGCCCGAGGCGCTGCGCGATCTCATCGTGCAATTCCCACCCGGCGCGCTGCAGTTCGAGGTCGGCATCCAGACGTTCAATCCGGAGGTCGCCGCGCTCATCAGCCGGCGGCAGAACTACGAACGCCTCGCCGATAACCTCACCTTTCTCCGCGAGAAAACCGGCGTCCACGTGCACGCCGATCTCATCTTTGGCCTGCCCGGGGAGACGCTCGAGAGCTTCGGCGCGGGCTTCGACCGGCTCGTCCGCATCGGGCCACAGGAAATCCAGGTCGGCATGCTGAAGCGCCTGCGCGGAACGCCGATCATCCGTCACGACGCCGAATGGGGCATGGTCTACGCCGACCATCCGCCCTACGAGATCCTCCGCACGCGGCTGGTCGATTTCGAAACCATGCAACGCATGCGGCGCTTCGCCCGCTTCTGGGATCTCGTGGGCAACAGCGGCAATTTTCCCCGCACCGTCGTCGCGCTCTGGGAAACCGCGGCGTCGCCCTTCCACGAATTCCTCGCCTTCAGCGACTGGATCCACGCCACGCTCCGTCGCACGCACGCCATTCCGCTCCACACGCTGGCCGAGCTTCTCCGCCGCTACCTCCACGAAGTTCGCGGCGAATCCCTCGAACGCGCCGACGCCCTTCTCCGCGAGGATTACGCCGCGGCGGGCCGCACCGAACTCCCAGCCTGGCTGCGCGCGGAGGGCGAGCGCAACCGCTCCGCCCCGCGGCAGACATCCGCTCCGCTGCCGAAGCGCCAGGCGCGCCACACCGCGTCGTCGGCCTGA